The following coding sequences are from one Lipingzhangella halophila window:
- the cmtR gene encoding Cd(II)/Pb(II)-sensing metalloregulatory transcriptional regulator CmtR translates to MIFMLTSDQRLSAIQRLGRALADPTRCRLLLALLDGPGYPAKLADDLGLTRQNVSNHLACLRECGLVRTTALGRQVSYELVDASLAHALEDLLRVVWGVADEHVPPGETTPIPVN, encoded by the coding sequence ATGATTTTCATGTTGACCTCCGACCAGCGGCTCTCCGCGATCCAGCGACTCGGTCGCGCCCTCGCCGACCCCACGCGATGCCGGCTGTTGCTGGCCCTGCTCGATGGTCCCGGCTACCCGGCCAAGCTGGCCGACGATCTGGGACTGACCAGGCAGAATGTCTCCAACCACCTTGCCTGCCTGCGCGAATGTGGGCTGGTGCGTACGACAGCGCTCGGAAGACAGGTGAGCTACGAACTGGTCGACGCCTCGCTGGCGCATGCGCTCGAGGACCTGCTGCGTGTCGTCTGGGGAGTGGCTGACGAGCACGTACCGCCCGGTGAGACCACGCCGATTCCGGTTAACTAG